A window of the Dyadobacter pollutisoli genome harbors these coding sequences:
- a CDS encoding DNA-3-methyladenine glycosylase: MSGNKLPLSFFQSYDTRTLARKLLGCELVHDSPDGITSGIIVETEAYLQDDPACHAFNKRTTRTEPMYGLAGTSYVYLIYGMYQCFNVVSNSEGIGEAVLVRALQPTGGTDLMQLRRSIITRKTEDISLAKPVSLKELCRGPGKLTKAMGIDRALHNNVLLTSHTLYINEPVISDFETAISKRVGINVGVDLPYRYYIKNNPFVSKPL; this comes from the coding sequence ATGTCCGGCAACAAGCTTCCACTTTCTTTCTTTCAATCTTATGATACTCGCACCCTGGCCCGAAAGCTGCTCGGGTGCGAGCTCGTTCACGACAGTCCCGATGGCATCACCAGCGGAATTATTGTTGAAACGGAGGCCTACCTGCAAGACGACCCCGCCTGCCACGCTTTTAACAAAAGGACAACGCGGACCGAACCGATGTACGGACTTGCGGGGACAAGCTACGTATACCTCATATACGGAATGTACCAATGCTTTAATGTTGTCAGCAATAGCGAAGGAATCGGCGAAGCAGTGCTGGTTCGCGCTTTGCAACCTACTGGCGGAACAGATCTAATGCAGCTTCGTCGCAGCATTATTACCCGAAAAACAGAAGACATTAGCCTCGCCAAACCTGTCAGTTTGAAAGAGCTTTGCCGTGGCCCGGGCAAGCTGACCAAAGCAATGGGAATTGATCGCGCCTTGCACAACAACGTTTTGCTGACCAGCCACACTCTTTACATTAACGAGCCAGTAATTTCAGATTTTGAGACGGCCATTTCCAAAAGGGTCGGGATCAATGTGGGTGTTGATCTCCCCTACCGTTACTATATTAAAAACAATCCATTTGTGAGTAAACCTTTGTAA
- a CDS encoding YicC/YloC family endoribonuclease translates to MLKSMTGYGVSNIESDSINVTVEIKTLNSKFLDIYCRIPRNFSEREIEIRNLITQSLERGKVEFTLTVQPVGKTIASTSVNRTLVNAYYTDLSATASDLGFTPDATELFRIALQMPNAYNNETVDDSGKENDWTQIKVAVLEAIRKCSVFREQEGKMTSDKFSDYIKIIQNLLDSVSEQDKLRIPSVRERLEKQVRELLSDDNFDPNRFEQELIYYVEKFDISEEKIRLANHLNYFLETMKAPESNGKKLNFIAQEIGREINTIGSKANDVSIQHLVVQMKDELEKIKEQTMNII, encoded by the coding sequence ATGTTAAAGTCAATGACCGGATACGGTGTATCCAACATCGAATCCGATTCTATCAACGTCACCGTTGAAATCAAGACACTGAATTCCAAGTTCCTGGACATTTATTGCCGCATTCCACGCAATTTTTCGGAAAGAGAAATTGAAATACGCAATCTCATCACACAGTCCCTCGAACGTGGTAAGGTAGAATTTACCCTTACTGTACAGCCTGTTGGAAAGACAATCGCCTCTACTTCGGTGAACAGAACATTGGTCAATGCTTACTATACCGATCTTTCGGCCACGGCAAGTGACCTGGGCTTCACCCCCGACGCAACCGAACTATTCCGTATTGCATTGCAAATGCCGAATGCATACAACAACGAAACGGTAGACGATTCGGGCAAAGAAAATGACTGGACCCAAATTAAGGTGGCAGTGCTGGAAGCAATCCGAAAATGTTCTGTTTTCAGGGAGCAAGAAGGCAAAATGACCTCTGACAAGTTCTCAGACTACATTAAAATCATTCAGAACCTACTGGATAGCGTTTCGGAGCAGGATAAACTGAGAATTCCGTCGGTGCGGGAGCGGCTTGAAAAACAGGTACGTGAACTTTTGTCCGATGATAATTTCGACCCAAACCGGTTTGAACAGGAATTGATTTACTACGTCGAAAAATTTGATATTTCCGAAGAGAAGATCCGTTTGGCCAACCACCTCAACTACTTTCTGGAAACTATGAAGGCTCCGGAAAGCAATGGTAAAAAACTGAACTTCATTGCCCAGGAAATTGGAAGAGAGATCAATACGATCGGTTCCAAGGCCAATGATGTATCGATCCAACATTTGGTGGTTCAGATGAAAGATGAGCTGGAAAAGATCAAGGAACAAACCATGAATATCATTTAA